GACTAGTTGGcagtgtttagacaggcagcccaattctgatctttattCCCCCTAATTGTtcatttgaccaatcacatctctTTCAGAGCTGATGTGATGGTGAAAAGTCTAAACACAGCCGCTGCACTGCACTTAATCATCAGCTTTGCCCCTTTTTCCAGAGCAAACTGTAACAGGTTCATTTGACCCAGCTTCTCACAACAGGAAAAAGAATACTGGAGCAACAGGAAATGCAGATTATAATGAACAACTTGTTTGGTTGTTGTAGGGGTttataaacaggtgttctactccgctagccagaacatccccctaaccaggtgttctactccgctagccagaacatccccctaaccaggtgttctactctgctagccagtacctccccctaaccaggtgttctactctgctagccagaacatccccctaaccaggtgttctactccgctagccagaaCATCCCCcaaaccaggtgttctactctgctagccagcacctcccataaccaggtgttctactctgctagccagtacctccccctaaccaggtgttctactctgctagccagtacatccccctaaccaggtgttctactctgctagccagtacatccccctaaccaggtgttctactctgctagccagtacctccccctaaccaggtgttctactctgctatagccagcacctcccctaaccaggtgttctactctgctagccagccactcccctaaccaggtgttctactctgctagccagcacctcccctaaccaggtgttctactctgctagccagcacctcccttaaccaggtgttctactctgctagccagcacctcccctaacccggtgttctactctgctagccagcacctccccctaaccaggtgttctactctgctatcCAGCACCtgccctaaccaggtgttctactctgctagccagcacctcccctactcccctaaccaggtgttctactccgctagcccagtacctccactaaccaggtcttctactccgctagcccAGTAccccccctaaccaggtgttctactccactagcccagtacctcccctaaccaggtgttctactccgctagcccagtacctccactaaccaggtcttctactccgctagcccAGTAccccccctaaccaggtgttctactctgccacTCCGCtaccagcacctcccctaaccaggtgttctactctgctagccagcacctcccctaaccaggtgttctactctgctagccagcacctcccttaaccaggtgttctactctgctagccagcacctcccctaacccggtgttctactctgctagccagcacctccccctaaccaggtgttctactctgctatcCAGCACCtgccctaaccaggtgttctactctgctagccagcacctccactcccctaaccaggtgttctactccgctagcccagtacctccactaaccaggtgttctactccactagcccagtacctcccctaaccaggtgttctactccactagcccagcacctcccctaaccaggtcttctactccgctagccagcacctcccctaaccaggtgttctactccactagcccagtacctcccctaaccaggtcttctactccgctagccagcacctcccctaaccaggtcttctactccgctagccagcacctcccctaaccaggtcttctactccgctagccagcacctcccctaaccaggtcttctactccgctagcccAGTACCTCCcttaaacaggtgtgtgtttctctTTCGCCTCCAGATACAATTGTTAATAGAATCATTGGAGGGCTCACAGTATATAATTTACCTCGTTAGGATTtaagatggacaacactgggagaGCAAGTTACAACAGGACAGCAGATTGAACCACTAAAATAGACTGAAGTAACCATTTACTATGACGTATCCATAACGCATTCATCACACTATAAACATTTAATGAGCGGATTGTAACCAGTGGCAACCGCATTGTTAAAGGTCAATGAAATATATTTATATCTTATCTAATAGCGTAACCATGTCATGATTTGCAATCGCTTTAGATATCTTAATAAATGCGGTATTACAATGACAGCGCAGTGTGAACATCAATGTCATGTTATACTTACTGAGACACCTAGTGGAGACATAACAGCATGACTAAGGAGTTCATTcacttacacacagacacacagcttgACTCGGGAGCGCTGTAACGGCACATTTTGGGGGGGGATTGGGTACTGGCTCCTCTTCCTCTATAAAACATAGACAGAACAGTAATGAAGACAGGCAGACACTGCTTCCCCAATAGAAATACTCAGTCCCACTTGTCATGGCGACTTCGGCTAGCTCAGCTCATGCATAGAAACACGTCTTCGGGTCAAATGGTCGTGTCGCGCCGAACTGCGATTGTGCAGACCGTCACACCAGAGGTACTCCTTCGATATCAAGTTGTTCTGGACGAAAACGTGTCAGATTGTCACTTTcacaaggttggagtaataaAATGTTCAACTACTGaagacacctgttaattgaaatgcattccaggtgactacctcatgaagctggttgagagaatgccaagcgtctgcaaagccgtcatcaaatcaaagggtggctactttgaagaatatcaaacataaaatatattttgatttatttaacacttttttggttactacatgattccatatgtgttatttcatagttttgatgtcttcactattattctacaatgtagaaaataatacaaataaaaaccctggaatgagtcggtGTTCTAAACCTTCTGACTGGTTCACTGAACAAATTAGTGCAACAACTTCAAAGGCTGTATTGAGTTACATAAGTTAagggaatcagtcaattgaaatgaatacaataaaatgttattggtcacatgcacatggttagcagatgttattggtcacatggttagaagatgttattggtcacatggttagaagatgttattggtcacatggttagtagatgttattggtcacatacacatggttacaaatggtattggtcacatggttagcagatgttattggtcacatggttgatgttattggtcacatggttagcagatgttattggtcacatggttagcagatgttattggtcacatggttagcagatgttattggtcacatggttagcagatgttattggtcacatggttagcagatgttattggtcacatggttaacagatggtattgatcacatggttagcagatgttattggtcacatggttcgcagatgttattggtcacatggttaacagatggtattggtcacatggttaacagatggtattggtcacatggttaacagatggtattggtcacatggttaacagatggtattggtcacatacacgtaatacacacaaatctaagtaaagggatggaataagaatatataaatatatggatgagcgatgacctaGCGCCATAGGCAAGAAATCAGCCTATTGAAACAAATTCATTAGGCCTTTAACTATGGCcgtcacatgactgagaatacaggtcatctgttggtcacagacacctaaACAAAAgtggggcatggatcagaaaaccagtcagtatctggtgtgaccaccatttgtctcatgcagcgcgacacatctcctttgcataaagTTGatgaggctgttgattgtggcctgttgaatgttgtcccactcctctttaatggctgtgtgaagttgctggatattggtgggaactggaccatgatgtcgtacacgtcgatccagcaGGAAGGTGTCCATACTAACGCTTCTTATGCAGCTCAACCAGCGCCATGAGCCACTCACTCACCAAGCCAATCGACCCACGCCCATCGACCCACGCCCATCGACCCACGCCCATCGACCCACGCCCATCGACCCAAGGTTCCACCATGCCTCTGGACTGCATGACTTCTAcctgaaaaacaaaaacacaggggTTTAAATATAACACAGTTTGAATCGCATGATCCAACAATTATCCAATAGAAAGACTTGATTTGTTAAACATGCAAATCGGTCACACCTGTGACAGGTACATCCCTCGTTACAAAGGGATATAACACAGGTGTGTCCACTCAGAAACAATTGAACATGAGTTGGGCTCACACCATAGAGACAGTTAGAGGATGCAACCTTGTATCTGTCCCATTCTGGCGTCTGTGAGAACATGGGCAGCGCCATCGAAGCCATCTCTATACTGAAGTATTCAATTATCCTCTTCTGTTACTTCTATGAGTTGGTTAACAAACTGAAAGGGTttgtactgccccctggaggttgTTGACTGAACATGTATAAAGCCAagcttggtgatttactgccaGCTGTAGTGATGGAATGTTTGCTGGTTCCTCCTGCTGACCTGTGATGGAATTATATGATTCTTCCTTAATTAACCCATTGGAAATTACACCTAGTTGACaacttcaaaatggtgaaagtcctcaatggcgctgcccatgctaaaaatTGAGGTTTTGGGTCACTAGAGTGCTCTATCTATGTCTATggttcacacacacataaagggGCAGGTGAACAGCATGAAATTGACACATCGTATACAAACCATATTAACTCCCCCCCTTTGCTACATATGACACACTTATTCATTGTATGACAGAAGAGTTGACCAAGGGGGAATTACCTAAACCTGACAGCCATCCCCAGCTAGATAGATCtcctgcctacctgcctggcaGCCACCCCCAGCTAGATAGATCTCCAACATGGTGGAAGATGGCAGTAAGAAAGGAGGAAGAAGGTAGGTGTATTTTCATGTTTCGTCCCATCTGTTTTTTTACTATAGTTTGATGTATTCAAAGTCATACAATTATGGAGTTCTGAGTGAGGTGTTCAATCTATGTTGATGACTAGCCTTATGAAGAGGAACCTCTGGCAGAACTAAAGTTTGTCTGAGGTGGTGCTCCTTCTACTGTTCAGTGCCCGAGGAGGTGGCGCTCCTTCTACTGTTCAGTGCCCGAGGAGGTGGCGCTCCTGTTCAGTGCCCGAGGAGGTGGCGCTCCTGTTCAGTGCCCGAGGAGGTGGCGCTCCTGTTCAGTGCCCGAGGAGGTGGCGCTCCTGTTCAGTGCCCGAGGAGGTGGCGCTCCTGTTCAGTGCCCGAGGAGGTGGCGCTCCTGTTCAGTGCCCGAGGAGGTGGCGCTCCTGTTCAGTGCCCGAGGAGGTGGCGCTCCTGTTCAGTGCCCGAGGAGGTGGCGCTCCTGTTCAGTGCCCGAGGAGGTGGCGCTCCTGTTCAGTGCAATGTATACTCTGCCACCTTAGAATATGTGAAccactataaatacctaggtgtctggttagaccgtaaactctccttccagactcacattaagcatctccattccaaaattaaatctagaattggcttcctatttcgcaaaaaaaacatccgtcactcatgctgccaaacatatcctcgtaaaactgactatcctaccgatccttgacttcagcgatgtcatttacaaaatagcctccaacactctactcagaaaattggatgcagtcaatcacagtgccatccgttttgtcactaaagccccatatactacccaccactgcgacctgtatgctctcattggctggccctctcttcatatttgtcgccaaacccactggctccaggtcatctacaagtctttgctaggtaaagtcccgccttatctcagctcactggtcaccctagcaacacccacccgtagcacgtgctcccgcaggtatatttcactggtcatccccaaagcccactcctcctttggctgcctttccttccagttctctgctgccaatgactggaacgaattgcaaaaatcactgaagctggagatccatatctccctcactaacgttaagcatcagctgtcagagcagctcacagatcattgcacctgtacatagcccatctgtaaatagcccatccaactacctcatcccaatactgtatttatttatttatcttgctcctttgcaccccagtatctctgcttgaacattcatcttctgcacatctatcactccagtgtttaattgctaaatggTAATTACTTctccactacggcctatttattgccttacctcccttatcttacctcatttgcacaaactgtatatagactttctctattgtattattgactgtatgtttgtgtactctatgtgtaactctgtttgtgccgctttgctttatcttggccaggtcgcatttgtaaatgagaacttgttctcaactagactaccaggttaaataaaaggtgaaataaaaaaagttatCTAAAAAAATCTTAGAGTATCTGTGTCTTCTCTCATTGGTCGAGACGGGTGGGTGAACACTCCCGAAGAGCTGCACCTCATTTGAGACGGGTGGGTGAACACTCCCGAAGAGCTGCACTTCATTTGAGACGGGTGGGTCCCGAAGAGCTGCACCTCATTTGAGACGGGTGGGTGAACACCCCAAAGAGCTGCACCTCATCTGCTTGACTCAGAACTCAAGCATGGCTTTGAGTGCCACTCTCCTATCTAGATCAATGAGAGAAGACCAATGTATGTGATCACATGCAAATCAGAAGTCTGTTCTGACGTTTAGTTTTAACATCAAACTAAATATCATTCCAGAAGTTAAAATGGCACCATTGTTGAGTCTATGGCTAGAAATCAAATCAGAACGTCCTAATCTATTAGATAACTGTTAATATATATCATTTTTTGAAGACTGCAATGCCACAGAAACATAATGATGGTGAGTTTTTTTTcatacatctcaaggatgactaAACCATTTATGTTTCTCTCCTCCCAGTCAGAAGATGGCGGAAGGTGGGAGACGCTGCTGCTGGTCCGGTTTTCGTTGCCGTTTCCTCATCCTGCTCGTCACCGTGGCGGCCATCTTGTTCTTCACCAACCACCAGTCAGCAGAGTGTGTCCCAAGATGGTGGGCAGAATACCACGGTCGTTCAGTCAACACCAGTAGCGAAGCAGTTCCTCTCAACACCACTGATTTGACCATAGACGCTCATGAAACTGCGTCTTCCAATTCAACAGATCGTCAGACTTCACGTATCCACTCTACTCAACAGGCCATCgaactcaacacaacacatcatgaAACTAGTTCCATCACCTCTGCACTGACCATCATCACTAATCTGATCACAGAGGTCAAGGCAGTTCTGGCCACTCCTCCTCCGTATGTGTCCCCAGGACCGTACCATGTAGAGTACCCATCAGAGTACATCTTCATCCTGGATGAGCCAGAGAAATGCCGGGAGCAGAAACCCTTCCTGGTTCTGATGGTGCCAGTGGTGCCCTATAACAGGGACGCTCGTGAGGCCGTCCGCAGGACTTGGGGCAGTGAGAGGCAGGTACTGGGCAGAGAGGTCCGTCTGTTCTTCCTGCTGGGACTGCccagtggagaggagacagagcagcTCCAGGAGAAGGTGCTGCAGGAGAGCAAAGAGCACCAGGATCTGCTGCAGAGCGACttcatagacagctacaaaaaccTGACCATCAAGACCATGGTGATGATGGAGTGGCTGAGCTCTCGCTGCCCCAACGCCTCCTACGCCATGAAGATCGACTCAGACATGTTCCTCAACGTGAACACCTTGGTCAACATGCTGCTTCATGCTCCAAAGCAGAATTACATGACTGGACTAGTGGCCCAACGGGGCGCTGTTCTAAGAGACCGTAACTCCAAATGGTACCTTCCAAAGGAGGTGTTTCCTGAACCGGTATACCCACCTTATGCTCTGGGCCTGGGCTATGTCTTCACCTTAGACCTCCCCAGGAAGCTGGTGGAGGCGTCCAGGCATGTTAAAGCCGTCTACATAGAGGATGTGTATCTGGGACTGTGTATGAGACACCTGGGCATCCGGCCTACTGCCCCTCCCAGTGGAAACCTCTTCCATGTTTTCCCTGTGGCTTATGACCGCTGCACCTACTCACGGCTGATAGCCACCACCACACACAGTATCACTCACCAGGTCAACGCATGGACAGA
The Oncorhynchus clarkii lewisi isolate Uvic-CL-2024 unplaced genomic scaffold, UVic_Ocla_1.0 unplaced_contig_10858_pilon_pilon, whole genome shotgun sequence genome window above contains:
- the LOC139403902 gene encoding beta-1,3-galactosyltransferase 1-like, giving the protein MVEDGSKKGGRSQKMAEGGRRCCWSGFRCRFLILLVTVAAILFFTNHQSAECVPRWWAEYHGRSVNTSSEAVPLNTTDLTIDAHETASSNSTDRQTSRIHSTQQAIELNTTHHETSSITSALTIITNLITEVKAVLATPPPYVSPGPYHVEYPSEYIFILDEPEKCREQKPFLVLMVPVVPYNRDAREAVRRTWGSERQVLGREVRLFFLLGLPSGEETEQLQEKVLQESKEHQDLLQSDFIDSYKNLTIKTMVMMEWLSSRCPNASYAMKIDSDMFLNVNTLVNMLLHAPKQNYMTGLVAQRGAVLRDRNSKWYLPKEVFPEPVYPPYALGLGYVFTLDLPRKLVEASRHVKAVYIEDVYLGLCMRHLGIRPTAPPSGNLFHVFPVAYDRCTYSRLIATTTHSITHQVNAWTDLHKPGPPC